A DNA window from Drosophila pseudoobscura strain MV-25-SWS-2005 chromosome 2, UCI_Dpse_MV25, whole genome shotgun sequence contains the following coding sequences:
- the Ppn gene encoding papilin isoform X4 produces MDLSRRLCTTALIAFIVLAGIPDSQSRFPGLRQKRQYGANMYLPESSVTPGGEGDDPNEWTEWSSPSDCSRTCGGGVSYQTRECLRRDYNGEAECSGGNRRYYSCNTQDCPEEDPDFRALQCSRFDDQRFDGVMYEWVPYLGAPNPCELNCMPKGERFYYRQKEKVVDGTRCNDKDNDVCVNGQCMPVGCDMMLGSDAKEDKCRKCGGDGSTCKTIHNTYSSSDLAPGYNDLLLVPQGATNIKILETAPSNNYLACRNLSGHYHLNGNWRIDFPRPMFYADSWWNYQRKPMGFAAPDQLTCPGPISESIFIVMLVQEKNVSIDYEYSIPESLSHSQPDTHTWTHREFGPCSASCGGGTQSRKITCNNRVNLQEVDAALCEKESKPAEEQACGTEPCAPHWVEGEWSKCSKGCGSDGFQNRTVTCERISSDGEHTVEDDAVCLKEVGNKPATAQECNRDVKNCPKYHLGPWTPCDKLCGEGKQTRKATCFIKENGKKRVLPDEDCVEDKPEVEKTCLLTPCEGVDWIISQWSGCNACGQNTETRTAICGSKDGKEYPEEFCQPEVPSLSRPCKSPKCEAQWFSSEWSKCSSACGKGVQSRIVICGEFDGKTVTPATDDTKCNKETKPELEQECEGEEKECPGEWFTGPWGECSKPCGGGERTREVLCLANGTKALNCDESKLESISEKCNSEACTEDEILPLTSTDKPIEDDDEDDCEEDDMEFVTDSLPGDQKISDGVDLDDEAKTESTLFTEELMLSDSPDTTAFDESASTGTTVEGSGDDESTTDSGISTEGSGDDEETSESSSDASTDVSGSTDASSSSESSDATSDAPASSVSDSSESTDQSTDVSGGSTDASSATESSSSVDTSESTDSSSSTDVPASTDVSGSTDTSDSTEASSSTDSSSESSDSSDKTSDTSESSTDAASSSASDSNDTTEGSTDSTDVSSSTESSSDSTSDGTSSSTDSSASTESTSEDTTETTPETSTDTTESSTLDASSTTDSSSTSDASSSTDASSTSGASSESSSDGSSSDSTDTTPSSSSSGSDSTETTELSSDGSTTEGGSTVEGSTDVSSSDGSTESPESTLSTESTEAASTGSTESTEAGSSEGSTTEGSTVEDVSSSTSSSDATESTSTDSSSSTDVSGSTDQSESTESTDSGSSGSTDASESTESGGTTDTTESGPTEESTSEGSTDRTTEGSTDSSQSTELGSGTSDIWSSTDNEEESSTPNTWESAITKDKPRKCKPKKSDCVKSKYGCCPDGKTTPKGPFDEGCPIPKTCADTKYGCCLDGVSPAEGKNNKGCPKSQCAETLFGCCPDKFTAAEGEDHEGCPETTTVPPTTTTEESLPESTTEIEGSGGDSTQAPDLEGKSCSFAEFGCCPDAKTPAKGKNFEGCDAPAEGPKGCDQSEHGCCPDGRTPAAGPGGEGCAACTREQFGCCPDSETPAHGPNGEGCCLDTSFGCCPDNILAARGPNFEGCDCHYTPYGCCADKKTAARGYNQEGCACESTPHGCCPDKITAAKGPKFDGCPCETTQFGCCPDGLTFAKGPHHHGCHCTQTEFKCCEDDKTPAKGPNFEGCTCVESKFGCCPDGISSATDEKFGGCENVQEPPQKACALPKETGTCGNFSVKYYFDTNYGGCARFWYGGCDGNANRFETEAECKDTCQEYTGQHVCLLPKSVGPCQGFTKKWYFDTDRNRCEEFQYGGCYGTNNRFDSLEQCQGTCAVSESIPTCEQPVENGPCAGNYERWYYDNQTDICRPFTYGGCKGNKNNYPTEHACSYSCRQPGVLKEQCSLPKQTGDCSERHARWHFSESEKRCVPFYYTGCGGNKNSFPSLESCEDHCPRQVAKDICEIPAEVGECANYVTAWYYDTKDESCRQFYYGGCGGNENRFASEDACLARCEKKPEPPTPPPAPAPSTVDVCREPASVGDCDQYTLKWHFDGESGACRQFYYGGCAGNGNRFETESDCQARCVSPQAPPPETRRPAPPETREPPPSAAVHQCDQPAAAGDCDQYVLKWNFNATAGRCQQFYYGGCGGNDNRFESEQDCSARCAPSVDNRFGEPEPEPEEPRSEPDTAKCFLPAESGNCYDNETRWFYNSQEGLCDEFVYSGCGGNANSYATEEECQNECNDAQTTCSLPPVRGRCDDISRRWYFDERSGACHEFEFTGCRGNRNNFVSERECLGYCRDQALSEPQPPAPTYSVCTQAPEAGECDNHTTAWFYDNEKMACTAFTYSGCGGNGNRFETRDQCERQCGEFKGVDVCNEPVTTGPCTQWQTRYYFNRDSRTCEPFTYGGCDGTGNRFGDLYECQTVCIAAREPEPSVGTVKEICLLPLVTGRCNGPAVQERRWYYDDERGTCVSFIYSGCSGNQNNFRSFEACTNLCGRPVDNEIDNEIGQGRCESFENECRELRCPYGVRREADRSQPECTKCLCENPCESYSCPEGQQCAIEIANTGDRQFAPVCRDINKPGVCPGLAANASNCAQECYTDADCRGENKCCSDGCGYLCVQPARPTQRPSTRAPTVVYPGESRAALEPKQPQELDVQTSIGGIAVLRCFATGNPAPNITWSLKNVVIDTNQGRYVLTSTGDLTIVQVRQTDDGTYVCVASNGLGEPVRREVALQVTVNAQALVALDPKNSYSPGSTIAISCSVQGYPEPNVTWTKDNTPLYSNERIQITSQPHRLVVSDVSTEDTGIYGCKASNAFSYSVSQETVTIQSVIPVSPECIDNPFFANCKLIVKGRYCINQYYAQFCCRSCTLAGQIAQPHPNAL; encoded by the exons TACAACTGCCTTGATAGCATTCATTGTACTGGCTGGCATACCCGACTCCCAGAGTAGATTT CCCGGACTGAGACAAAAAAGACAATATGGCGCGAATATGTATTTGCCGGAGAGTTCCGTGACGCCCGGCGGAGAGGGCGACGATCCCAATGAGTGGACGGAATGGAGCTCGCCCTCGGACTGCTCCCGAACATGTGGAGGCGGTGTGTCCTACCAGACGCGCGAATGCCTGCGCCGAGA CTACAATGGCGAGGCAGAGTGCAGCGGCGGCAATCGTCGCTACTATTCGTGCAACACGCAGGACTGTCCGGAGGAGGATCCCGACTTCAGGGCCCTGCAGTGCTCGCGCTTCGACGACCAGAGGTTCGACGGAGTCATGTACGAGTGGGTGCCCTACTTGGGTGCCCCGAATCCGTGCGAGCTGAACTGCATGCCCAAGGGCGAGCGCTTCTACTATCGCCAGAAGGAGAAGGTCGTCGACGGCACCCGTTGCAACGACAAGGACAACGACGTGTGCGTCAACGGACAGTGCATGCCCGTGGGCTGCGACATGATGCTGGGCAGCGATGCCAAGGAGGACAAGTGCCGCAAgtgcggcggcgacggcagcaCCTGCAAGACAATCCACAATACCTACAGCTCCAGTGATCTGGCCCCCGGCTACAACGATCTGTTGCTCGTTCCCCAGGGCGCCACCAACATTAAAATCCTGGAAACTGCGCCGTCGAACAACTATCTGGCCTGCCGCAACCTATCGGGCCACTACCACCTGAATGGCAACTGGCGCATCGACTTCCCCCGCCCCATGTTCTATGCGGATTCGTGGTGGAACTACCAGCGCAAGCCCATGGGATTTGCCGCCCCCGATCAGTTGACCTGCCCCGGCCCCATCTCCGAGAGCATTTTCATCGTGATGCTGGTGCAGGAGAAGAACGTGAGTATCGACTACGAGTACAGCATTCCCGAGTCCCTGAGCCACAGCCAGCCGGACACCCACACGTGGACGCATCGCGAGTTCGGTCCGTGCAGCGCCtcctgcggcggcggcactcAGTCGCGCAAGATCACGTGCAACAACCGCGTCAACCTCCAGGAGGTCGATGCGGCTCTCTGCGAGAAGGAATCCAAGCCCGCTGAAGAGCAGGCCTGCGGCACAGAGCCTTGTGCCCCACACTGGGTGGAGGGCGAGTGGAGCAAGTGCTCCAAGGGCTGCGGCTCTGATGGCTTCCAAAATCGAACCGTCACCTGCGAACGAATCTCCTCCGATGG CGAACATACGGTTGAGGACGATGCAGTGTGCCTGAAGGAGGTTGGCAACaagcctgccactgcccaggaATGTAATCGGGACGTCAAGAACTGCCCGAAGTACCACTTGGGACCTTGGACACCCTGCGACAAATTGTGCGGCGAGGGCAAGCAGACCCGCAAGGCCACCTGCTTTATCAAGGAGAACGGAAAGAAGCGTGTCCTCCCCGACGAGGACTGTGTGGAGGATAAGCCAGAGGTGGAGAAGACCTGCCTTCTGACCCCTTGCGAGGGTGTTGACTGGATCATCTCCCAATGGAGTGGA TGCAATGCTTGCGGCCAGAACACGGAGACCCGCACCGCTATTTGTGGGTCAAAGGATGGCAAGGAATATCCAGAGGAGTTCTGTCAGCCAGAGGTACCTTCTCTGTCCAGACCCTGCAAATCGCCCAAGTGCGAGGCTCAGTGGTTCTCATCGGAGTGGAGCAAGTGCTCCTCCGCCTGCGGCAAGGGAGTTCAGTCTCGCATTGTCATCTGCGGAGAGTTCGATGGCAAAACCGTGACCCCAGCCACCGACGACACCAAGTGCAACAAGGAAACGAAACCGGAGTTGGAGCAAGAATGCGAGGGCGAGGAGAAGGAGTGCCCTGGAGAATGGTTCACTGGACCTTGGGGCGAGTGTAGCAAGCCCTGCGGCGGAGGTGAACGTACTCGCGAGGTATTGTGCCTTGCCAATGGCACCAAGGCCCTGAACTGCGACGAATCCAAGCTGGAATCCATATCCGAGAAGTGCAATTCCGAGGCCTGCACTGAAGATGAAATCCTGCCCCTGACAAGCACCGACAAACCCATTgaggacgatgacgaggacgacTGCGAAGAGGATGACATGGAATTTGTCACAGATAGTCTGCCAGGCGATCAGAAGATTTCCGACGGCGTCGATCTCGACGATGAAGCCAAGACGGAGTCCACGCTCTTCACCGAAGAACTAATGCTAAGCGATAGCCCCGATACGACTGCATTTGATGAATCTGCCTCGACTGGCACTACGGTTGAGGGATCAGGAGACGATGAGTCCACGACGGACAGCGGTATTTCGACCGAAGGAAGCGGAGACGATGAGGAAACATCTGAATCATCTTCAGATGCGTCAACAGACGTGTCCGGCTCCACAGATGCGTCGAGCTCCAGCGAATCAAGCGATGCCACATCCGATGCCCCCGCATCATCAGTATCCGATTCTAGTGAATCTACCGATCAGTCCACTGATGTTTCTGGTGGCTCGACAGACGCATCGAGCGCCACTGAATCGTCCAGCTCAGTGGATACCTCTGAATCTACAGATTCTTCCAGCTCTACAGATGTGCCCGCCTCGACTGATGTTTCAGGCTCCACAGATACTTCGGACTCCACAGAGGCTTCTAGCTCAACGGACTCATCCAGCGAATCTTCAGACTCCTCTGACAAGACATCTGATACCAGCGAATCATCTACTGATGCGGCTTCGTCATCGGCGTCTGATTCCAACGACACCACTGAAGGTTCTACCGACTCCACCGACGTTTCCAGCTCAACGGAGAGCTCCTCTGACAGTACCAGTGATGGCACTTCGTCTTCGACTGATTCTTCTGCATCGACTGAATCCACTTCCGAAGACACCACGGAAACTACACCCGAAACCTCGACCGACACAACTGAGTCCTCAACCCTGGATGCATCTTCAACCACTGATTCTTCCTCCACGAGTGATGCTTCATCCAGCACCGATGCTTCTTCGACCAGTGGAGCTTCAAGCGAGAGTTCATCAGATGGCAGCTCATCAGACTCTACCGATACCACaccttcctcctcctcttccggCTCGGACAGCACTGAAACGACTGAGTTGTCCAGCGACGGATCGACGACTGAGGGCGGAAGCACTGTTGAAGGTTCCACTGATGTCAGCTCCAGCGATGGATCCACCGAATCTCCCGAATCAACCTTGTCCACGGAATCCACAGAGGCAGCGAGCACGGGCTCAACAGAAAGCACTGAGGCTGGATCAAGTGAAGGCTCAACCACAGAAGGAAGCACTGTTGAGGATGTATCTAGTTCCACAAGCTCATCAGATGCCACGGAATCGACTTCCACAGattcatcatcatccactGACGTTTCTGGGTCAACAGATCAATCCGAATCCACCGAATCCACAGATTCGGGATCCTCGGGATCTACCGATGCTTCTGAATCTACAGAAAGCGGAGGCACCACTGACACCACTGAGAGTGGTCCGACCGAGGAGAGTACATCCGAAGGATCCACCGATAGAACCACTGAGGGATCTACCGACAGTTCCCAGTCCACGGAGCTTGGCAGTGGTACCAGCGACATTTGGAGCTCCACCGACAATGAGGAAGAGTCCAGCACTCCCAACACCTGGGAGTCGGCCATCACCAAGGACAAGCCCCGCAAGTGCAAGCCCAAGAAGAGCGACTGCGTCAAGTCCAAGTACGGTTGCTGTCCAGATGGCAAGACCACGCCCAAGGGACCTTTCGATGAGGGCTGTCCCATTCCCAAGACTTGCGCTGACACCAAATACGGTTGCTGCCTGGACGGAGTATCCCCGGCCGAAGGCAAGAACAACAAGGGTTGTCCCAAATCCCAGTGCGCCGAGACTCTCTTCGGGTGCTGTCCCGACAAATTCACCGCCGCCGAGGGCGAGGACCACGAGGGATGTCCCGAGACAACCACCGTGCCACCCACCACAACCACGGAAGAGTCACTGCCAGAATCCACCACCGAGATCGAGGGATCCGGTGGAGACTCCACTCAGGCACCCGATCTTGAGGGCAAGTCCTGCTCCTTTGCCGAGTTTGGCTGCTGTCCGGATGCCAAGACCCCGGCGAAGGGCAAGAACTTCGAAGGCTGTGACGCACCAGCAGAAGGACCCAAGGGCTGCGATCAGTCCGAGCATGGATGTTGTCCGGATGGTCGCACACCTGCCGCTGGTCCTGGAGGTGAGGGCTGCGCAGCCTGCACTCGCGAACAGTTCGGCTGCTGTCCCGACTCTGAGACACCGGCTCATGGACCCAACGGCGAGGGCTGCTGCCTGGACACGTCCTTCGGCTGCTGCCCCGACAATATTCTGGCTGCCCGAGGACCCAACTTCGAGGGCTGCGACTGCCACTACACTCCTTACGGCTGCTGTGCGGACAAGAAGACTGCCGCCCGTGGATACAACCAGGAGGGATGTGCCTGCGAGAGCACTCCGCACGGCTGCTGTCCCGACAAGATCACGGCCGCCAAGGGACCCAAGTTCGACGGCTGCCCCTGCGAGACCACGCAGTTCGGCTGCTGCCCAGACGGACTCACATTCGCCAAGGGACCCCACCACCACGGCTGCCACTGCACCCAGACGGAGTTCAAGTGCTGCGAGGACGACAAGACACCGGCCAAGGGTCCCAACTTCGAAGGATGCACGTGTGTGGAGAGCAAGTTTGGCTGCTGTCCCGATGGCATCAGCAGTGCCACGGACGAGAAGTTCGGCGGCTGCGAGAATGTCCAGGAGCCACCGCAGAAGGCCTGCGCACTGCCCAAGGAGACGGGCACATGTGGCAACTTCAGCGTCAAATACTACTTCGATACCAACTACGGCGGATGCGCTCGGTTCTGGTATGGCGGCTGCGATGGAAATGCCAATCGCTTCGAGACGGAGGCGGAGTGCAAGGACACCTGCCAGGAGTACACCGGACAACATGTGTGCCTGCTGCCCAAGAGCGTCGGACCGTGCCAGGGCTTCACCAAGAAGTGGTACTTCGACACCGACCGCAACCGGTGCGAGGAGTTCCAGTACGGCGGCTGCTACGGCACCAATAACCGATTCGATAGCCTCGAACAGTGCCAGGGCACATGTGCTGTCAGTGAGAGTATCC CCACCTGCGAACAGCCTGTGGAGAATGGACCTTGTGCCGGAAACTATGAGCGTTGGTACTACGACAACCAGACCGACATCTGTCGTCCCTTCACCTACGGCGGTTGCAAGggcaacaagaacaactaTCCGACGGAGCACGCCTGCAGCTACAGTTGTCGCCAGCCGGGCGTTCTCAAAG AGCAATGCTCACTTCCTAAGCAAACTGGTGATTGCAGCGAACGGCACGCCAGGTGGCACTTCTCCGAGAGCGAGAAGCGCTGCGTGCCCTTCTACTACACTGGTTGTGGTGGCAACAAGAACAGCTTCCCCTCATTGGAGTCCTGCGAGGACCATTGTCCCCGGCAAGTTG CCAAGGACATCTGTGAGATCCCCGCGGAGGTGGGAGAATGCGCCAACTATGTCACCGCCTGGTACTACGACACCAAGGATGAGAGCTGTCGCCAGTTCTACTacggcggctgcggcggcaaCGAGAATCGCTTTGCCAGCGAGGATGCCTGCCTGGCGCGCTGCGAGAAGAAGCCCGAACCCCCAACGccacccccagccccagcccccagcacCGTGGATGTGTGTCGCGAGCCCGCGAGCGTCGGAGACTGCGATCAGTACACCCTTAAGTGGCACTTTGACGGAGAGAGCGGCGCGTGTCGCCAGTTCTACTATGGCGGCTGTGCTGGCAACGGCAATCGCTTTGAGACTGAGTCAGACTGCCAGGCGCGCTGTGTCAGCCCCCAGGCTCCACCACCAGAGACTAGGCGACCTGCTCCGCCAGAGACCAGGGAGCCTCCTCCATCTGCTGCTGTCCACCAGTGTGATCAGCCAGCTGCCGCGGGCGACTGCGATCAGTATGTGCTCAAGTGGAACTTTAACGCGACTGCCGGTCGCTGCCAGCAGTTCTACTATGGCGGCTGCGGCGGAAACGATAACCGCTTCGAGTCTGAGCAGGATTGCTCGGCTCGCTGCGCTCCCAGCGTAGATAATCGTTTCggagaaccagagccagaacccGAGGAGCCCCGCTCAGAGCCGGATACGGCCAAGTGCTTCCTACCCGCCGAATCGGGCAACTGCTACGACAACGAGACTCGCTGGTTCTACAACAGCCAGGAGGGACTCTGCGACGAGTTCGTCTACTCGGGCTGCGGCGGCAATGCCAACAGCTATGCCACCGAGGAGGAGTGCCAGAACGAGTGCAATGATGCCCAGACCACCTGCTCCCTGCCACCGGTGCGCGGTCGCTGCGATGACATCTCTCGTCGCTGGTACTTCGACGAACGCAGTGGCGCCTGTCACGAGTTCGAGTTCACCGGCTGCCGCGGCAATCGCAATAACTTCGTTTCCGAGAGGGAATGTCTGGGCTATTGCCGGGATCAGGCACTATCCGAGCCCCAACCACCAGCACCG ACCTACTCCGTGTGCACTCAGGCACCGGAGGCCGGAGAGTGCGATAATCATACCACGGCTTGGTTCTACGACAACGAGAAGATGGCCTGCACGGCCTTCACCTACAGCGGCTGtggcggaaacggaaaccgCTTCGAGACGCGCGACCAGTGCGAGAGGCAGTGCGGCGAGTTCAAGGGAGTGG ACGTTTGCAATGAGCCAGTGACCACGGGGCCCTGCACTCAGTGGCAGACCCGCTACTATTTCAATCGCGATTCCCGTACCTGCGAGCCGTTCACCTACGGTGGATGCGATGGAACCGGAAATCGCTTCGGTGATCTGTACGAGTGTCAAACTGTTTGCATTGCGGCCCGCGAGCCGGAGCCGTCAGTGGGTACTGTCAAAG AgatatgtttgctgcccctggTAACCGGCCGATGCAATGGACCGGCGGTGCAGGAGCGTCGTTGGTATTACGATGATGAGCGCGGCACCTGTGTGTCCTTCATCTACTCGGGTTGCTCCGGCAATCAGAACAACTTCCGTTCATTTGAGGCATGCACGAATCTCTGCGGAA GGCCCGTTGACAACGAGATTGACAACGAAATTGGACAGGGTCGCTGCGAGAGCTTCGAGAACGAGTGCCGTGAGCTGCGCTGTCCTTATGGCGTTCGCCGTGAGGCCGACCGATCCCAGCCGGAGTGCACGAAGTGCCTGTGCGAGAACCCATGCGAGAGCTACTCCTGCCCCGAGGGTCAGCAGTGTGCCATTGAGATTGCCAATACGGGAGATCGTCAGTTTGCGCCTGTCTGCCGCGACATTAACAAGCCCGGAGTCTGCCCCGGACTGGCGGCCAATGCCAGCAACTGTGCCCAGGAATGCTACACCGATGCTGACTGCCGTGGCGAGAACAAGTGCTGCAGCGATGGCTGTGGCTATCTCTGTGTGCAGCCAGCCCGCCCCACCCAGCGGCCCAGCACTCGTGCCCCAACTGTCGTCTATCCGGGCGAGAGCAGGGCCGCTCTGGAGCCCAAGCAGCCGCAGGAGCTGGATGTCCAGACCTCCATCGGTGGCATCGCCGTGCTGCGATGCTTCGCCACTGGCAATCCAGCCCCCAACATCACCTGGTCGCTCAAGAACGTGGTG ATCGATACGAACCAAGGACGCTATGTCTTGACCTCGACTGGTGATCTGACCATCGTGCAAGTGCGTCAAACCGACGATGGCACTTATGTCTGTGTGGCCAGCAATGGCCTGGGCGAGCCCGTGCGACGCGAGGTTGCCCTCCAAGTGACAG TGAATGCCCAGGCTCTGGTGGCACTGGATCCTAAGAACAGCTACTCTCCAGGCTCCACCATCGCCATTAGCTGCTCGGTGCAGGGTTATCCAGAACCAAATGTGACATGGACCAAGGACAACACACCGCTGTATAGCAACGAGCGCATACAGATTACAT CCCAGCCCCATCGACTGGTTGTCAGCGATGTGAGCACCGAGGATACAGGCATATACGGCTGCAAGGCTAGTAATGCATTCAGCTACAGCGTCAGCCAGGAGACGGTTACCATCCAAT CTGTCATACCTGTATCGCCCGAGTGCATTGACAATCCGTTCTTTGCCAACTGCAAGCTGATCGTGAAGGGAAGGTACTGCATCAACCAGTACTATGCCCAGTTCTGCTGTAGATCCTGCACGCTGGCCGGCCAAATTGCGCAGCCCCATCCCAATGCGCTGTAA